One Streptomyces sp. SAI-135 DNA segment encodes these proteins:
- a CDS encoding peptidoglycan-binding domain-containing protein, whose amino-acid sequence MSMRKRAVAMTTAALLGAGTLGLAVAPAADAASYHGIDGNGVVSDDWQDEENLSVDDYADSNATALWQSVLYADGAKWQDEDGDWHNFGKSQIDGSFGPQTESATQWWQERYGLQENDGVVTDQSWEFAQQWLHGPGSGGGVRYDGDRRDVDFKRVSGKYRVKLKGTGPWRIAYYDQRG is encoded by the coding sequence ATGAGCATGCGCAAGCGGGCCGTCGCGATGACGACGGCCGCGTTGCTGGGGGCCGGGACGCTCGGCCTCGCCGTGGCGCCGGCGGCGGACGCGGCCTCGTACCACGGCATCGACGGCAACGGCGTCGTCAGCGACGACTGGCAGGACGAGGAGAACCTGAGCGTCGACGACTACGCCGACAGCAACGCCACGGCCCTGTGGCAGTCCGTCCTGTACGCGGACGGCGCCAAGTGGCAGGACGAGGACGGCGACTGGCACAACTTCGGCAAGAGCCAGATCGACGGCTCGTTCGGCCCGCAGACCGAGTCGGCCACCCAGTGGTGGCAGGAGCGCTACGGCCTTCAGGAGAACGACGGCGTGGTCACCGACCAGAGCTGGGAGTTCGCCCAGCAGTGGCTGCACGGCCCCGGTTCGGGCGGCGGCGTGCGCTACGACGGCGACCGGCGGGACGTCGACTTCAAGCGGGTCAGCGGCAAGTACCGGGTGAAGCTCAAGGGCACCGGCCCCTGGCGGATCGCCTACTACGACCAGCGCGGCTGA
- a CDS encoding helix-turn-helix transcriptional regulator produces the protein MTRWRPLPDSLPREARHLVEQLRHLKDRTDLSLAELARRTAYSKSSWQRYLSGAKQPPRGAVQALCRVAGADQARLLALWDLADPVWPYGPKVSEVAVPQVAVPVPAPVEYRRWRTAALVAFAVIVLLVAGVLWAWPSGSG, from the coding sequence ATGACGCGCTGGCGACCGCTGCCGGACTCGCTTCCGAGGGAGGCACGGCACCTCGTCGAGCAACTGCGGCACCTCAAGGACCGCACCGATCTGAGCCTCGCCGAGCTGGCCCGGCGCACCGCCTACAGCAAGTCGTCCTGGCAGCGGTATCTCAGCGGGGCCAAGCAGCCGCCCCGGGGAGCGGTGCAGGCACTGTGCCGGGTGGCGGGCGCGGACCAGGCGCGGCTGCTGGCGCTGTGGGACCTGGCCGACCCGGTCTGGCCGTACGGCCCGAAGGTGTCCGAGGTGGCGGTGCCTCAGGTGGCGGTGCCGGTCCCGGCTCCTGTCGAGTACCGGCGGTGGCGTACGGCGGCGCTCGTCGCGTTCGCGGTCATCGTGCTGCTGGTGGCGGGGGTGCTGTGGGCGTGGCCGTCGGGGAGCGGGTGA